One genomic window of Hymenobacter sp. J193 includes the following:
- a CDS encoding dolichyl-phosphate beta-glucosyltransferase, whose translation MELSLIIPAFNEAQRIGPTLRRAHQFLAARPASFEILVVDDGSTDDTVALLTALAGELPGLRVLCSPANRGKGHAVRQGMLAATGHVRLFSDADGSTPIDELDPLLRALAAGADIAIGSRYLAASRVTRPQPWRRRVWSRLVNQVVQRVLLPGVVDTHCGFKAFTAAAAAHTFAACTVDGWSFDLEVLARARAHGLRIREVPVRWENDERSKARLRQLPREFRYVYRLRQQLRASGT comes from the coding sequence ATGGAGCTGAGTTTGATTATCCCGGCCTTCAACGAAGCGCAGCGCATCGGGCCCACGTTGCGGCGCGCGCATCAGTTTCTGGCCGCGCGCCCAGCTAGCTTTGAAATCCTGGTGGTTGACGATGGCTCGACCGACGACACGGTGGCGCTGCTCACGGCCCTGGCCGGCGAGCTGCCCGGGCTGCGCGTGCTGTGCTCCCCGGCCAACCGGGGCAAAGGCCACGCGGTGCGCCAGGGTATGCTGGCAGCCACGGGCCACGTCCGCCTGTTTTCCGACGCCGACGGCTCCACCCCCATCGACGAGCTGGACCCGTTGCTACGGGCGCTGGCAGCGGGGGCCGACATTGCCATTGGCTCGCGCTACCTGGCGGCCTCCCGGGTTACGCGGCCCCAGCCCTGGCGGCGCCGGGTCTGGAGCCGGCTCGTCAACCAGGTAGTGCAGCGCGTGCTGCTGCCCGGCGTAGTGGACACCCATTGCGGCTTCAAGGCTTTTACGGCTGCGGCGGCCGCGCACACCTTTGCGGCCTGCACCGTGGACGGCTGGTCGTTTGACCTGGAAGTGCTGGCCCGGGCCCGCGCCCACGGGCTGCGCATCCGGGAAGTGCCCGTGCGCTGGGAAAACGACGAGCGCAGCAAAGCCCGCCTCCGGCAGCTCCCCCGGGAGTTTCGGTACGTATACCGCCTCCGCCAGCAGCTTCGGGCAAGTGGAACGTAA
- a CDS encoding radical SAM protein: MRISRPNVLWKMAKAAMDKDRPVLVQIVVTRRCNLACGYCYEYDKVSKPVPLQELKARVDALRKLKAVFVTLNGGEPLLHPHIAELVRYIAEAGMVPMINTNGHVLKAPLIKSLNEAGLFGMQLSCDSLEDNEVTEKSMRRLRPKLELLRRHAQFMVRVNGVLGSGNPAEMEEVAKVVVGFGFGFQCSLMRDSHGQALALSEEALQAYLRIRAMKGRLPQILNDNFQLPLARGESKPWKCRAGARHFEVDGAGLVHLCQPKTGSPAKPLAEYSVADIRRQFDCGKSCSARCPIAYAHLGSRLDGFRGQKSAQA, encoded by the coding sequence ATGCGTATTTCTCGGCCCAACGTCCTGTGGAAAATGGCCAAAGCCGCTATGGACAAAGACCGGCCGGTCCTGGTGCAAATCGTGGTGACGCGCCGCTGCAACCTAGCCTGCGGCTACTGCTACGAGTACGACAAGGTCTCGAAGCCCGTGCCCCTGCAGGAGCTCAAAGCGCGGGTGGACGCCCTGCGGAAGCTGAAGGCTGTGTTTGTGACGCTCAACGGGGGCGAGCCCCTGCTGCATCCGCACATTGCCGAGCTGGTCCGTTACATCGCGGAAGCCGGTATGGTGCCCATGATCAACACCAATGGTCACGTGCTGAAGGCACCGCTCATCAAGAGCCTGAACGAGGCCGGCCTGTTCGGCATGCAGCTGAGCTGCGACAGCCTCGAAGACAACGAGGTGACCGAGAAAAGCATGCGCCGGCTGCGGCCCAAGCTGGAGCTGCTGCGCCGGCACGCCCAGTTCATGGTGCGCGTCAATGGGGTGCTGGGGTCCGGCAACCCGGCCGAGATGGAAGAAGTGGCCAAGGTGGTGGTGGGCTTCGGCTTCGGGTTCCAATGCTCACTGATGCGCGACAGCCACGGGCAGGCCCTGGCCCTGAGCGAGGAAGCCCTGCAGGCCTACCTGCGCATCCGGGCCATGAAAGGCCGCTTGCCGCAAATCCTCAACGACAACTTCCAGCTGCCCCTGGCCCGCGGCGAAAGCAAGCCCTGGAAGTGCCGCGCCGGCGCCCGGCATTTCGAGGTGGATGGGGCTGGTCTGGTGCACCTGTGCCAGCCCAAAACCGGCTCTCCGGCCAAGCCCCTGGCCGAGTACTCCGTGGCCGACATCCGGCGCCAGTTCGACTGCGGTAAGTCATGCTCGGCCCGCTGCCCTATTGCTTATGCCCACCTGGGCAGCCGACTCGACGGTTTTCGGGGCCAGAAAAGCGCCCAGGCCTGA
- a CDS encoding sensor histidine kinase, which yields MIRKMALAALAAVAVFHLAVFIEFGTLWVGALAGYKELLLVFAFLLPTFWAHARIARLFGADRLTKPPAPVKALLEGLCVVLVSVVFWLVFFSFPQQYLVPATEVTPKALRLSLAVSAVLSLFFYYFVEREHSRQKLQQEVYRVAQLQKETFQAQLEALKSQVDPHFLFNSLNVLGSLIHLDPDRAVQFLGQLSEVYRALLDAGAQTLVPLHREMTLVRAYAHLMETRFGAALRVEWDIAQAWEQALVPPTAVQMLLENAIKHNGSTTRKPLIIKVHAADGLLVVENNRQPRTDAVASTHLGLLNIQRRYHHLTDRPVEIVPTAESFVVRLPLLTAPA from the coding sequence ATGATTCGAAAAATGGCGTTGGCGGCACTGGCCGCCGTGGCGGTCTTCCACTTAGCAGTGTTCATCGAGTTCGGCACGTTATGGGTGGGCGCGCTGGCGGGCTATAAGGAGTTGCTGCTGGTTTTTGCCTTTCTGCTGCCCACCTTCTGGGCCCACGCCCGCATTGCCCGCCTTTTCGGGGCAGACCGTCTGACCAAGCCTCCCGCCCCGGTCAAGGCCCTGTTGGAGGGGCTGTGCGTGGTACTGGTAAGCGTGGTGTTTTGGTTGGTGTTCTTCTCCTTTCCGCAACAGTATCTGGTGCCCGCTACGGAAGTTACGCCCAAAGCCCTGCGCCTTTCGCTGGCCGTCAGCGCAGTGCTTTCCTTGTTCTTCTACTACTTCGTGGAGCGTGAGCACAGCCGCCAGAAGCTGCAGCAGGAGGTGTACCGGGTGGCGCAGCTGCAGAAAGAAACCTTCCAGGCACAGCTCGAAGCCCTGAAAAGCCAGGTGGACCCCCACTTCCTGTTCAACTCCCTCAACGTGCTCGGCTCGCTGATTCACCTTGACCCGGACCGGGCCGTGCAGTTCCTGGGTCAGCTCTCGGAAGTCTACCGCGCCTTGCTCGATGCCGGAGCGCAGACGCTGGTGCCGCTGCACCGCGAAATGACGCTGGTGCGCGCCTACGCCCACCTGATGGAAACCCGCTTTGGCGCGGCCCTGCGCGTGGAATGGGACATTGCCCAGGCCTGGGAGCAGGCCCTGGTCCCCCCCACCGCCGTGCAGATGCTGCTGGAAAACGCCATCAAACACAACGGCTCCACCACTCGCAAGCCACTGATTATAAAAGTGCATGCTGCCGACGGCCTTCTGGTCGTCGAAAACAACCGCCAGCCCCGCACCGACGCGGTGGCGTCCACCCACCTGGGCTTGCTCAACATCCAACGCCGCTACCACCACCTGACGGACCGCCCCGTGGAAATCGTGCCCACGGCGGAATCCTTTGTCGTCCGCCTTCCGCTCCTGACCGCCCCAGCATGA
- a CDS encoding LytTR family DNA-binding domain-containing protein yields the protein MNVLIIEDEPLAAQALAALLTRLRPATRILAALGSVEEAVEWLRAQPAPDLLFCDIHLSDGNSFDIFRQVAVGTPVIFTTAYDAYAIQAFQVNSVDYLLKPLQATEMERALQKYETRHPATLPAAVANMQRLVHSMPRSRFLVKAGQALKAVPVDDVAYFLAEEGVVFLVTHAGKRFIIPDTLDQLEGQLDAQNFFRINRQFILSIEAVQEIRPYFKGRLVLQVMPQAAGEALVVSASRAPAFKHWLDH from the coding sequence ATGAACGTTTTAATCATCGAAGACGAGCCCCTGGCCGCCCAGGCGCTGGCCGCCCTGCTCACCCGCCTCCGGCCCGCCACGCGTATCCTGGCGGCGCTGGGCTCGGTGGAAGAAGCGGTGGAATGGCTGCGCGCGCAGCCGGCCCCCGACCTACTTTTCTGCGACATCCACTTGTCGGACGGTAACAGCTTCGACATCTTCCGGCAGGTGGCGGTGGGCACCCCCGTCATCTTCACCACCGCCTATGATGCGTACGCCATCCAGGCTTTTCAGGTGAACAGCGTGGACTACCTGCTCAAGCCCCTGCAAGCCACGGAGATGGAACGCGCCCTGCAGAAGTACGAAACCCGGCACCCCGCCACGCTGCCGGCCGCCGTTGCGAACATGCAGCGTCTGGTGCACAGCATGCCCCGCTCGCGCTTCCTGGTGAAAGCCGGGCAGGCTCTGAAAGCCGTGCCGGTGGACGACGTGGCGTATTTTCTGGCCGAAGAGGGCGTGGTATTCCTCGTCACCCACGCCGGCAAGCGTTTCATCATTCCCGACACGCTCGACCAGCTGGAAGGCCAGCTGGACGCCCAGAACTTCTTTCGTATCAACCGCCAGTTCATCCTGAGCATCGAGGCGGTGCAGGAAATCCGGCCGTACTTCAAGGGCCGTCTGGTGCTGCAGGTAATGCCCCAGGCAGCGGGCGAGGCCCTGGTTGTCAGCGCCAGCCGCGCGCCGGCCTTTAAGCACTGGCTAGACCACTAA
- a CDS encoding sensor histidine kinase: MAGPRPQPRLRAALPLPFQPNTIWNGRLKADDAGRWWVFDTGIRGCWSRAAAADFIRALPGPGGQAYSVRAAARLPDGRLLVSSYGRILTQAADSPLAPLRPWLGAVLPSGNAPVLVGIVPASLGPEGDWLAAGAYPLLRFTPRTGQFRHLVAQGQKSADIGINSLERDPVSGQVWAATRIGLYLYDAALRTFRPYVPPNQPAGTPPLAGRRLEDVHPDGRGHLWLATPEGVERLTLRTGGRVRYGPTSPAPRRVALDGARCLYLAPGGRVWVGTRSHGLAVIEPDGRARLVLTLGQGLPSASVASITPSPGGYLWLGTYQGLVRYQPATGQLAVFTTAHGLASDECNARAASIDPADGSLLIGGVAGLHRVQPDRVPAANTVRPRLLLTGLTSLSASAEASRTRYLLPHDAYPALHLAPDVPLVDLSLALTNTANPGQARYAYRVRGWLADQWIGLGTSPQLRLQGLPPGRYTVEIRAETGQGLPAANVLRLPLTVTAEWWNRPLTWALGAGAAVLAVYLWQRNRLRQLRRENELRARLAADLHDEVGGLLTRVTMQAELLRELQQGPPARLDALVDDSRAAASTVRDIIWSVDTNADTLAALVDRIRDYLDATARATGRQLLLDGSGLPLTLQQPLPPAVRQHVYLIFKEAITNALKYASPDSPVAIRLSYASPLELEVSNEGEAAATSRAGQGLRNMRQRAELLRAELTVGPVPGGWQVKLRVPG, from the coding sequence ATGGCTGGCCCCAGGCCGCAGCCCCGGCTAAGGGCAGCCCTGCCGCTGCCTTTCCAGCCCAACACTATCTGGAACGGGCGTCTCAAAGCCGACGATGCCGGCCGCTGGTGGGTGTTTGATACGGGCATCCGCGGCTGCTGGTCGCGCGCGGCGGCGGCCGACTTTATCCGAGCTTTACCGGGGCCGGGCGGGCAGGCCTACAGCGTACGGGCGGCAGCGCGCCTGCCCGATGGCCGCCTGCTGGTGAGCAGCTACGGGCGCATTCTCACCCAGGCGGCCGATTCGCCGCTGGCCCCGCTACGGCCCTGGCTGGGGGCCGTGCTGCCCAGCGGCAACGCCCCCGTGCTGGTAGGCATCGTGCCGGCTTCGCTGGGGCCTGAGGGGGACTGGCTGGCGGCGGGGGCCTATCCACTACTGCGCTTCACCCCCCGCACCGGGCAGTTTCGGCATTTGGTAGCCCAAGGCCAGAAAAGTGCCGACATCGGTATTAACAGCCTGGAGCGCGACCCGGTGAGCGGACAGGTGTGGGCGGCTACCCGCATCGGTCTGTACCTGTATGATGCCGCCCTGCGAACCTTCCGGCCCTACGTACCACCCAATCAGCCGGCGGGCACCCCGCCCCTGGCCGGCCGCCGGCTGGAAGACGTGCACCCCGACGGCCGCGGCCACCTCTGGCTGGCTACACCCGAGGGCGTAGAACGACTGACGCTGCGCACCGGAGGGCGGGTGCGCTATGGCCCCACGTCTCCTGCCCCGCGCCGCGTGGCCCTGGATGGAGCCCGCTGCCTGTATCTGGCTCCCGGGGGCCGCGTGTGGGTGGGCACCCGCAGCCACGGCCTGGCCGTCATTGAGCCTGATGGCCGGGCCCGGCTGGTGCTGACGCTGGGCCAGGGCCTGCCCAGTGCCTCGGTAGCCAGCATCACGCCCAGCCCGGGCGGCTACCTCTGGCTGGGCACTTACCAGGGGCTGGTGCGCTACCAGCCCGCCACCGGGCAGCTGGCTGTATTTACCACCGCCCACGGCCTGGCTTCGGATGAATGCAATGCCCGCGCGGCCAGCATTGACCCGGCCGATGGCTCCCTGCTGATCGGGGGCGTAGCCGGGCTGCATCGGGTGCAGCCCGACCGGGTACCGGCTGCCAACACGGTCCGGCCTCGCCTGCTGCTCACCGGCCTCACCTCGCTCAGCGCCTCGGCCGAAGCCAGCCGCACCCGCTACCTGCTCCCCCACGACGCGTACCCCGCCCTGCATCTGGCCCCCGACGTGCCCCTGGTAGACCTGAGCCTGGCCCTGACCAACACCGCCAACCCCGGGCAGGCTCGCTATGCCTACCGGGTGCGGGGCTGGCTGGCCGACCAATGGATCGGGCTGGGCACCTCTCCGCAGCTGCGCCTGCAGGGCCTGCCGCCGGGCCGTTACACCGTCGAGATACGGGCCGAGACGGGGCAGGGCTTGCCCGCTGCCAACGTGCTGCGCCTGCCCCTGACGGTAACGGCCGAGTGGTGGAACCGCCCGCTCACCTGGGCGTTGGGCGCGGGCGCGGCGGTGCTGGCCGTGTACCTGTGGCAGCGCAACCGGCTGCGGCAGCTGCGGCGTGAGAACGAGCTGCGCGCCCGCCTGGCGGCCGACCTGCACGATGAAGTAGGCGGCCTGCTCACGCGCGTAACCATGCAGGCCGAGCTGCTGCGCGAACTGCAGCAAGGCCCGCCCGCCCGCCTAGATGCCCTGGTCGATGACAGCCGGGCCGCTGCCAGTACCGTGCGCGACATCATCTGGAGCGTGGATACCAACGCCGACACCCTGGCTGCCTTGGTAGACCGCATCCGGGACTACCTCGACGCCACCGCCCGCGCCACCGGCCGCCAGCTGCTGCTTGACGGCTCGGGCCTGCCGCTTACCCTCCAGCAGCCGCTGCCGCCGGCCGTGCGCCAGCATGTGTACCTTATTTTTAAGGAAGCCATTACCAACGCCCTCAAGTATGCCAGCCCCGACAGCCCCGTAGCCATTCGGCTAAGCTACGCCTCCCCGCTGGAGCTGGAAGTTAGCAACGAGGGCGAAGCCGCTGCTACCTCACGCGCCGGCCAGGGCCTGCGCAACATGCGCCAGCGGGCCGAGCTGCTGCGGGCCGAGCTGACTGTCGGCCCCGTACCCGGTGGCTGGCAAGTGAAGCTGCGGGTGCCAGGTTGA
- a CDS encoding response regulator transcription factor, which yields MTAPTFPIRLAIVEDDARVRELLREYLCYQPEFSCPIVVGSMEEFWQALALSLPPRVILLDVSLPGQTGIQALPQLKKRLPGADVILQTMHDDPDRIFQALRAGATGYVIKNATSLPQYKQAILDVLNGGAALSPSVARKALNHFQPAPSQQPDLLSAREQQVLQGLIEGLSEKQVAAQLNLSPDTVHTYVKRLYEKLKVNSRGELLSRYAKGDL from the coding sequence ATGACTGCTCCCACTTTCCCCATCCGCCTGGCCATCGTCGAAGATGACGCCCGCGTGCGCGAGCTGCTGCGCGAATACCTCTGTTACCAGCCCGAGTTCAGCTGCCCTATCGTTGTCGGCTCGATGGAGGAGTTCTGGCAGGCCCTGGCCCTGAGCCTGCCCCCGCGCGTGATCCTGCTCGACGTGAGCTTGCCCGGGCAGACCGGCATCCAGGCGCTGCCCCAGCTGAAAAAGCGCCTGCCTGGGGCCGACGTCATCCTGCAAACCATGCACGACGACCCCGACCGCATCTTTCAGGCCCTGCGAGCCGGGGCCACGGGCTACGTCATCAAAAATGCCACCAGCCTGCCTCAGTACAAGCAGGCCATCCTCGACGTGCTCAACGGCGGCGCAGCTCTTTCCCCCTCCGTGGCCCGCAAGGCCCTGAATCATTTCCAGCCCGCTCCCAGCCAGCAGCCCGATTTGCTGTCGGCCCGCGAGCAGCAGGTGCTGCAGGGGCTTATCGAGGGCCTGAGCGAAAAGCAGGTGGCCGCCCAACTCAACCTCTCGCCCGACACGGTGCATACCTACGTCAAGCGGCTCTATGAGAAGCTCAAGGTCAATTCCCGCGGCGAGCTATTGAGCCGCTACGCTAAGGGGGACCTGTAA
- the aat gene encoding leucyl/phenylalanyl-tRNA--protein transferase, protein MLLPFPANPDKAADDSVEGLVLLGGEPTVKNLTAAYSQGIFPWPVEGWPVLPWFCPPRRGILRLERLHVGRSLARAQRQSPWRISFNEAFEKVMRACRQQPRPEQAGTWITPQLVRGYMALHQAGRAHSVEVWAGNELVGGLYGVAVRGVFAGESMFHTRPNASKLALLALIERLLRQGATLLDIQQLTPHLAALGAEEVSRREFLKLLKQEQAAGLQLQFGPKPEPAITP, encoded by the coding sequence ATGCTCCTACCCTTTCCTGCCAATCCCGACAAGGCCGCCGACGACTCCGTGGAAGGCCTGGTACTGCTGGGTGGAGAGCCAACCGTCAAGAACCTCACGGCCGCCTACAGCCAGGGTATTTTTCCGTGGCCGGTGGAGGGCTGGCCGGTGCTGCCATGGTTTTGCCCGCCCCGGCGCGGCATTCTGCGGCTGGAGCGCCTGCACGTGGGCCGCTCCCTGGCCCGGGCCCAGCGGCAAAGCCCCTGGCGCATCAGCTTCAACGAAGCATTTGAAAAGGTGATGCGCGCCTGCCGGCAACAGCCGCGCCCCGAGCAGGCCGGCACCTGGATTACGCCCCAGCTGGTACGCGGCTACATGGCCCTGCACCAAGCGGGGCGGGCGCACAGCGTGGAGGTGTGGGCGGGCAACGAGCTGGTGGGTGGCCTCTACGGGGTTGCCGTGCGAGGCGTATTTGCGGGCGAGAGTATGTTTCATACCCGCCCCAATGCCTCCAAACTGGCCTTGCTGGCCCTTATAGAGCGTCTGCTCCGGCAGGGCGCCACGCTACTCGACATCCAACAGCTCACGCCTCACCTGGCCGCCCTGGGCGCCGAAGAGGTAAGCAGGCGCGAGTTTCTGAAGCTGCTGAAGCAAGAGCAGGCCGCAGGTCTTCAGCTGCAGTTTGGGCCGAAACCTGAACCCGCTATAACGCCATAA
- a CDS encoding 4Fe-4S dicluster domain-containing protein, with translation MAIMITDECINCGACEPECPNNAIYEGGANWRWADGTALSGTVTVDGGEQVGATAAQRPVSDEYYYIVSDKCTECVGFHEEPQCAAVCPVDCCVDDPDYRESQDKLLKKKEWLHQEA, from the coding sequence ATGGCCATCATGATAACCGACGAGTGCATCAACTGCGGTGCCTGCGAACCGGAATGCCCCAACAATGCTATCTACGAAGGCGGCGCCAACTGGCGCTGGGCCGACGGCACGGCCCTGAGTGGCACCGTGACGGTGGATGGCGGCGAACAGGTGGGCGCTACGGCTGCCCAAAGGCCCGTTTCCGATGAGTACTACTACATCGTATCGGACAAGTGCACCGAGTGCGTGGGCTTTCACGAAGAGCCGCAGTGCGCCGCTGTGTGCCCCGTAGACTGCTGCGTGGACGACCCCGACTACCGCGAGTCGCAGGACAAGCTGCTCAAGAAAAAGGAGTGGCTGCACCAGGAAGCCTAG
- a CDS encoding acyl-CoA reductase produces MNQADRLAAFVALGQRLHQLSDDELTTLAARARNQNGWFDKPNVASAFRGIAELLQEEPLRAWAARYRPEPETSRQVGVVMAGNIPLVGFHDALCVLLSGHTLLAKLSSDDTVLMRWVLDELTQLEPRFEERIKLVERLNAADAFIATGSDNTARYFEFYFGKKPNIIRRNRSSLAVLTGRETDHDLGMLGEDIFRYYGLGCRNVSSLYVPAGYNFSPLLDALAPWHHATDHHKYQNNYDYNKSILLVNGVPHFDSGFLLLTENPQLVSPISVLHYVTYQHEVDLADKLTDLGERVQCIVSAGGLYPGSFPFGRAQCPTVTDYADGVDTMAFLAAL; encoded by the coding sequence ATGAATCAAGCCGACCGCCTTGCCGCTTTTGTAGCCCTGGGCCAGCGCCTGCACCAGCTTTCCGACGATGAACTGACAACACTGGCTGCCCGGGCCCGCAACCAGAACGGCTGGTTCGACAAGCCCAACGTGGCCTCCGCTTTTCGGGGCATAGCCGAGCTGCTGCAGGAAGAGCCGCTGCGCGCCTGGGCGGCCCGCTACCGCCCCGAGCCCGAAACGTCCCGGCAGGTGGGCGTGGTTATGGCCGGCAATATTCCGCTGGTGGGCTTTCACGATGCGCTGTGCGTGCTGCTGAGCGGGCACACGCTACTGGCCAAGCTCTCTTCCGACGATACGGTGTTAATGCGCTGGGTGCTGGACGAGCTGACGCAGCTGGAACCCCGCTTTGAGGAGCGTATCAAGCTGGTGGAGCGCCTGAATGCGGCCGATGCCTTCATTGCCACCGGCTCCGACAACACGGCCCGCTACTTCGAGTTTTATTTCGGCAAGAAGCCCAACATCATCCGGCGCAACCGCAGCTCTCTGGCCGTGCTCACGGGCCGCGAAACCGACCATGACCTGGGGATGCTGGGTGAGGACATTTTCCGCTACTACGGCCTGGGCTGCCGCAACGTCAGCTCCCTGTACGTGCCGGCGGGCTACAACTTCTCGCCCCTGCTCGATGCCCTAGCGCCTTGGCACCACGCCACCGACCACCACAAGTATCAGAACAACTACGACTACAATAAGAGCATTCTGCTGGTAAACGGCGTGCCACACTTCGACAGCGGCTTCCTGCTGCTCACCGAAAACCCGCAACTGGTGTCGCCCATTTCGGTGCTGCACTACGTCACCTATCAGCACGAGGTGGATTTGGCCGATAAGCTTACGGATCTGGGGGAGCGGGTGCAGTGTATCGTATCGGCGGGCGGCCTGTATCCCGGTAGCTTCCCTTTTGGCCGGGCGCAGTGCCCCACCGTCACGGACTACGCCGATGGAGTGGATACCATGGCCTTTCTGGCAGCCCTATAA
- a CDS encoding nucleoside phosphorylase: MPIPESELILNRDGSVYHLNLVPDHISDTIITVGDPERVPLVSQHFDSIETQIHKREFVTHVGYYKGKRLTVISTGMGTDNIDILLNELDALVNIDFVTREARPLEERIALRIVRVGTSGALQEDIPLGAHLVSEHGVGLDSLMQFYPLVETGLEVEVGTGVQQALQLPYRPYCVRGSDLLREQLGAGMVVGNTLTCPGFYGPQGRVLRLDLRMPDLIQQFQRFRYHSAEGEFRLTNFEMETAGYYALGRMLGHEVVSLNAIVANRATGEFATNAEQVVNDLIQKTLDRL; the protein is encoded by the coding sequence ATGCCCATTCCCGAATCGGAGCTGATTTTGAACCGCGACGGCAGCGTGTATCACCTGAACCTCGTGCCCGACCACATTTCCGACACCATTATCACCGTCGGCGACCCGGAGCGCGTGCCTCTGGTCAGCCAGCACTTCGATTCCATCGAAACCCAGATCCACAAGCGTGAATTCGTGACGCACGTGGGCTACTACAAGGGCAAGCGCCTCACCGTCATCAGCACGGGCATGGGCACCGATAACATTGACATTCTGCTCAATGAGCTGGATGCGCTGGTCAATATCGACTTTGTAACCCGCGAGGCCCGGCCGCTGGAGGAGCGCATTGCTTTGCGCATTGTGCGCGTGGGCACCAGCGGCGCCCTGCAGGAGGATATTCCGCTGGGCGCCCACCTGGTTTCGGAGCACGGCGTAGGCCTCGATTCGCTGATGCAGTTTTATCCGCTGGTAGAAACCGGGCTGGAAGTGGAAGTAGGCACCGGGGTGCAGCAAGCCCTGCAGCTGCCGTACCGCCCGTACTGCGTGCGCGGCTCCGACTTGCTGCGCGAGCAGCTGGGCGCGGGCATGGTGGTGGGCAACACGCTCACCTGCCCCGGCTTCTACGGTCCGCAGGGCCGCGTACTGCGCCTCGACCTGCGCATGCCCGACCTGATTCAGCAGTTTCAGCGCTTCCGCTACCACAGCGCCGAGGGCGAGTTCCGTCTTACCAACTTCGAGATGGAAACCGCCGGCTACTACGCCTTGGGCCGCATGCTGGGCCACGAGGTAGTTTCCCTGAATGCCATTGTAGCCAACCGCGCCACCGGGGAGTTTGCTACCAACGCCGAGCAGGTTGTAAACGACCTCATCCAGAAAACCCTGGACCGCCTCTAA
- a CDS encoding rhodanese-related sulfurtransferase: MDYRVLLYYCYTPIENPELFREEHHRLCLGLNLLGRIIVAPEGLNGTVSGRVADCEAYMQTVKADPRFAALEFKVEEAPAHTFQKLHVRVKPEIVHVGLPHIKPYERTGVHLSPTEFRDLKDQDDVVILDVRSDYEHQLGRFKNALTLDIENFREFPEKVEELAQYKDKKILTYCTGGIKCEKASAFLLEQGFENVYQLHGGIIKYGLEAGGEDFDGKCYVFDGRVAVDVNTVNPTIISTCHHCHTPSARMINCANPHCNRHVAMCETCGQQLDGACSTVCQQHPEKRPYDGTGAYPKSSNNYNPEQGLLSYRAPALK, encoded by the coding sequence ATGGACTACCGCGTTCTGCTTTATTACTGCTACACGCCCATTGAGAATCCGGAGCTGTTTCGGGAGGAGCACCATAGGCTGTGCCTGGGCCTGAACCTGCTGGGCCGCATCATTGTGGCGCCCGAGGGGCTGAATGGCACCGTTTCGGGCCGAGTGGCGGACTGTGAGGCCTACATGCAAACGGTAAAGGCTGACCCGCGCTTTGCGGCCCTGGAGTTCAAGGTGGAAGAAGCCCCGGCGCACACCTTCCAAAAGCTGCACGTGCGCGTGAAGCCCGAAATCGTGCACGTGGGTTTGCCGCACATCAAGCCCTACGAGCGCACGGGCGTGCATCTGTCGCCCACCGAGTTCCGCGACCTGAAAGACCAGGACGACGTGGTGATTCTGGACGTGCGCTCCGACTATGAGCACCAGTTGGGCCGCTTTAAGAATGCCCTGACGCTGGACATTGAGAACTTCCGCGAGTTTCCCGAAAAAGTAGAGGAGCTGGCGCAGTACAAGGACAAGAAAATCCTGACCTACTGCACCGGCGGCATCAAGTGCGAAAAGGCCTCGGCGTTCTTGCTGGAGCAGGGCTTCGAGAATGTGTACCAGCTGCACGGGGGCATCATCAAATACGGGCTGGAAGCCGGCGGCGAGGATTTTGATGGCAAGTGCTACGTGTTTGATGGGCGCGTAGCCGTGGACGTGAATACGGTGAATCCCACCATCATTTCCACCTGCCACCACTGCCACACGCCCTCGGCCCGCATGATCAACTGCGCCAACCCGCACTGCAACAGGCACGTGGCCATGTGCGAAACCTGCGGCCAGCAGCTCGACGGGGCTTGCTCCACCGTCTGCCAGCAGCACCCGGAGAAGCGTCCCTACGACGGCACCGGCGCCTACCCAAAGTCCAGCAACAACTACAACCCCGAGCAGGGCCTGCTCTCCTATCGGGCTCCGGCCCTGAAATAG